From one Humulus lupulus chromosome 8, drHumLupu1.1, whole genome shotgun sequence genomic stretch:
- the LOC133796512 gene encoding ATP-dependent Clp protease proteolytic subunit 2, mitochondrial, with translation MRSLISSAKLVSGGRSVWSRPCGSRRGYSLIPMVIEHSSRGERAYDIFSRLLKERIICINGPITDDTSHVVVAQLLFLESENPSKPINMYLNSPGGHVSAGLAIYDTMQYIRSPINTICLGQAASMGSLLLAAGAKGQRRSLPNATIMVHQPSGGYSGQAKDMTIHTKQIVRVWDSLNELYSKHTGQPIDVIQKNMDRDYFMTPEEAKEFGIIDEVIDQRPLALVSDAVNNEGQDKEDKDKDKVPNKD, from the exons ATGAGGAGCTTGATTTCGAGTGCTAAATTGGTGAGTGGTGGGCGGTCCGTGTGGTCTCGGCCATGTGGGAGCCGCCGCGGCTACAGTTTGATTCCAATGGTGATTGAGCACTCCTCTCGAGGCGAACGAGCCTACGACATCTTCTCCCGCCTTCTCAAGGAGCGCATTATCTGCATCAACGGGCCCATAACTGACGACACTTCCCATGTCGTCGTTGCCCAGCTCCTCTTTCTCGAGTCCGAGAATCCCTCCAAGCCAATCAACATGTACCTCAACTCCCCCGGTGGCCATGTTTCTGCAG GTCTTGCAATATATGATACAATGCAGTACATTCGGTCACCGATCAACACCATTTGTTTAGGTCAAGCTGCATCAATGGGTTCTCTTCTTTTAGCTGCTGGTGCCAAGGGTCAAAGGCGGTCCCTCCCTAATGCAACAATCATGGTTCATCAGCCTTCTGGTGGGTATAGTGGGCAGGCAAAAGATATGACGATTCATACGAAGCAGATTGTTCGGGTCTGGGATTCGCTCAACGAGTTGTATTCAAAACACACGGGCCAGCCAATTGATGTAATTCAAAAGAACATGGACAGAGATTACTTTATGACTCCAGAAGAGGCAAAGGAGTTTGGTATAATTGATGAAGTCATTGATCAAAGACCACTTGCTCTTGTATCTGATGCTGTTAACAATGAAGGACAAGATAAAGAAGATAAAGATAAAGATAAAGTCCCCAATAAGGATTAG